A window of the Calditrichia bacterium genome harbors these coding sequences:
- a CDS encoding VCBS repeat-containing protein: protein MADIDNDGWLDIYVLNHSQDHVEHSNTLYRNNRNGTFSDITEASGAGSNSTSLAVGFFDFNNDLFPDIYVVNEYQRDELIVNNGDGTFTNLRDEVVIPFGGGMGVDFADYDNDGDLDVCVSNLYRDFCSATTTEIR, encoded by the coding sequence TTGGCAGATATTGATAATGACGGCTGGCTGGATATTTATGTATTGAACCACTCGCAAGATCATGTGGAACACAGCAACACGCTTTACCGGAACAACAGGAATGGCACATTTTCCGACATCACAGAAGCCAGCGGCGCTGGTAGTAACAGCACATCGTTAGCTGTTGGTTTTTTTGATTTTAACAACGATTTATTTCCCGATATTTATGTGGTCAACGAATACCAGCGGGATGAGCTTATTGTGAACAATGGCGATGGCACATTCACAAATCTACGAGATGAAGTGGTCATTCCGTTTGGCGGCGGAATGGGTGTTGATTTTGCCGATTACGATAACGATGGCGATCTCGATGTATGCGTTTCCAATTTATACCGCGATTTTTGCTCCGCAACGACGACG
- a CDS encoding VCBS repeat-containing protein — MSARLRSLKSAISPVFISITLGFHYGGGIAVGDFNADGFEDLYVTNGKGKPNALFLNNGNGTFSDVAIAAGVADTLEGMGTVCADIDNDGDLDIFVSNHNAANRLYLNDGNAALQTLLQQPDWQYPDRAPALLWQILIMTAGWIFMY, encoded by the coding sequence GTGAGTGCCAGACTACGTTCACTGAAGTCAGCAATATCGCCGGTATTCATTTCGATTACGTTGGGTTTCCACTATGGCGGCGGCATTGCAGTTGGTGATTTTAACGCCGACGGATTTGAAGATTTATACGTCACCAACGGCAAAGGAAAACCGAATGCGCTATTTCTGAACAACGGTAACGGAACCTTCAGCGATGTTGCAATTGCGGCGGGCGTTGCAGATACGCTGGAAGGAATGGGCACCGTTTGCGCTGATATTGACAACGATGGCGATCTGGATATTTTTGTTTCCAACCACAATGCGGCAAACAGACTGTATTTAAATGATGGAAATGCAGCTTTACAGACGTTGCTGCAACAGCCGGACTGGCAATACCCGGACCGAGCACCAGCGTTGCTTTGGCAGATATTGATAATGACGGCTGGCTGGATATTTATGTATTGA